The Oreochromis niloticus isolate F11D_XX linkage group LG2, O_niloticus_UMD_NMBU, whole genome shotgun sequence genome includes a region encoding these proteins:
- the srp72 gene encoding signal recognition particle subunit SRP72: MASGGVSVASLWTEVNRCGQNGDYTRALKALTKILHENRDDVTALHCKVVCLIQNGSFKEALNVMNTHSKMLGSEVVFEKAYCEYRLNRVDSSLKTIESAPEQTDKLKELYGQVLYRLERYDECKSVYTDLIRNSQDEYEEERKTNLAAVVAAMSQWEKAPTEDLGLPESTYELCYNAACSLIGQGKLTEALNKLQQAEELCRVSLADDSDMTEEDIQSELAVIHSQMAYVMQLQGRTDEALQLYNQVIKLKPSDVGLLAVTANNIITINKDQNVFDSKKKVKLTNAEGVEYKLAKKQLQAIDFNKALLAMYTNQADQCRKLSSSLQAQNPGHPRPVLIQVAQLCREKQHSRAIELLQQFSDQNPESASGIKLTMAQLYLVQGHVTKACDVLRSIEEFKHKPGMVSALVTMYSHEEDIDSAIDVFKQAIEHYQSEQPGSATHLALVREAANFKLKYGRKKEAISDLEQLWKQNTKDVHTLAQLISAYSLVDTDKAKSLSKHLPSADTMSFNVDVDELENSHGATYVRKKAAKVVGENPPKEQGHGEVKKKKKKKKGKLPKNYDPKVTPDPERWFPMKERSYYRGKKKGKKKDQIGKGTQGATAGASAELDASKTASSPPTSPRPGSASGSSTAPASGVVPPRQQKPSSSGATRKKAPQKKKKGGKGGW; the protein is encoded by the exons ATGGCGAGTGGAGGAGTATCGGTGGCTTCGCTTTGGACCGAAGTGAACCGCTGCGGACAGAATGGAGACTACACCAGAGCCCTCAAAGCTCTCACTAAAA TTTTGCACGAAAACAGGGACGATGTGACGGCACTGCACTGTAAAGTGGTTTGCCTTATCCAGAATGGGAGCTTCAAAGAGGCGCTAAATGTGATGAACACCCACTCAAAGATGCTCGGCAG TGAGGTGGTGTTTGAGAAGGCGTACTGCGAGTACCGGCTGAACAGAGTGGACAGCTCCCTGAAGACCATCGAGAGTGCTCCTGAGCAGACAGACAAGCTGAAGGAGCTTTACGGTCAAGTG TTGTACAGACTGGAGCGCTACGATGAGTGCAAGTCTGTCTACACGGATCTGATCAGGAACTCCCAGGACGAGTacgaggaggagaggaagaccAACCTCGCCGCTGTGGTGGCTGCAATGAGTCAGTGGGAGAAGGCTCCAACG GAAGATCTGGGTCTGCCTGAGTCAACGTATGAGCTCTGCTACAATGCTGCCTGTTCTCTGATTGGCCAAGGAAAGCTTACAGAGGCCCTCAATAAACTACAGCAAGCAGAAG AGCTTTGTAGAGTCTCGCTGGCAGATGATTCT GATATGACTGAGGAGGACATCCAGTCGGAGCTGGCTGTCATCCATTCTCAGATGGCGTACGTCATGCAGTTGCAGGGTCGCACAGATGAGGCTCTGCAGCTCTACAACCAGGTCATCAAGCTCAA GCCATCTGACGTGGGGCTGCTTGCTGTGACTGCCAACAATATCATCACCATAAACAAG GACCAAAACGTGTTTGACTCAAAGAAAAAGGTGAAGCTGACGAATGCTGAAGGTGTTGAATACAAGCTGGcaaagaaacagctgcaggCCATTGACTTCAACAAAGCCTTGCTGGCCATGTACACTAACCAG GCTGACCAGTGCAGGAAGCTGTCATCCAGTCTTCAGGCTCAAAATCCAGGACATCCACGGCCGGTCCTCATCCAGGTGGCTCAGCTGTGCAGAGAGAAGCAGCACAGCAGGGCCATAGAGCTGCTCCAG cAATTCTCCGATCAGAATCCAGAGAGTGCGTCTGGCATCAAACTGACAATGGCACAACTCTATTTAGTACAAG GTCATGTGACAAAAGCCTGTGATGTCCTGAGGTCCATTGAAGAGTTCAAGCACAAACCAGGGATG GTTTCAGCTCTGGTAACAATGTACTCCCATGAAGAAGACATCGACAGCGCCATCGATGTTTTCAAACAAGCTATTGAGCATTACCAGTCTGAACAG cctGGATCTGCTACACATTTGGCTCTTGTAAGAGAAGCTGCCAATTTCAAGCTGAAGTATGGGCGGAAAAAAGAAGCCATTAGTGATCTGGAGCAGCTGTGGAA acaaaacaccaAGGACGTCCACACATTGGCACAACTCATCTCTGCATATTCTCTAGTGGACACGGATAAAGCCAAATC GCTCAGCAAACACCTACCGTCTGCAGACACCATGTCTTTCAACGTGGACGTGGACGAGCTGGAGAATTCCCACGGAGCCACATACGTCAGGAAAAAAGCCGCTAAAGTCGTGGGAGAAAACCCTCCCAAAGAACAAGG CCATGGTGAagtcaaaaagaagaagaagaaaaagaaag GAAAATTGCCCAAGAACTATGACCCCAAAGTGACCCCTGACCCCGAGAGGTGGTTTCCTATGAAGGAGCGCTCCTACTACAGAGGGAAGAAGAAGGGCAAGAAGAAGGATCAAATAGGAAAAGGCACACAGGGAGCGACAGCAGGAGCTTCAGCAGAGCT
- the LOC100697676 gene encoding leptin receptor overlapping transcript-like 1 has protein sequence MAGIKALISLSFGGAIGLMFLMLGCALPVYDKYWPLFLLFFYILSPIPYCISRRVVDDTDSASNACKELAIFLTTGIVISAFGLPIVFARAEVIAWGACALVLTGNVVIFGTILGFFLVFGSNDDFSWQQW, from the exons ATGGCCGGGATTAAAG CTCTCATCAGCCTTTCCTTTGGAGGGGCCATCGGCCTCATGTTCCTCATGCTTGGATGTGCCCTCCCTGTGTATGA CAAATACTGGCCTTTGTTCCTGCTCTTTTTCTACATCCTCTCTCCCATCCCTTACTGCATCTCGCGGAGAGTGGTTGATGACACAGACTCGGCCAGTAATGCCTGCAAAGAGCTGGCCATCTTCCTCACGACGGGCATCGTCATCTCAGCTTTCGGCCTGCCGATCGTCTTCGCAAGAGCTGAAGTA ATTGCCTGGGGAGCATGTGCACTCGTGCTAACAGGTAACGTAGTCATCTTTGGGACGATCCTGGGCTTCTTCCTGGTCTTTGGATCCAACGATGACTTCAGTTGGCAGCAGTGGTAA
- the LOC102081693 gene encoding centrosomal protein of 63 kDa isoform X1 yields the protein MIMRRFFRAHRDEDFSQIQYLTAKCTRLAHDKAVLDREFLVSRERERRLQNDLEAVTARLLEQDQLNMELRMNQTQLISRIQQQQDLVNLLRQRVVLLVEASSRDAELLRQVGAELLCLQSSEVKLEGLVEELQAEAQHRTEVAENLQTELYAEARHRAALTESLHAELRSKTVELEKLEETNRTLTEELTDLRRTYQKEVRELQQENEGSLRKLQETAEQFEWLCQQQRYWMSCVKRFKDCLMEEREALLRQVSRLEKKAEKLKRSHDGSPTRRLVCPLQDAESCDSSITSWEADAVTNLESQVEKSNVLYEELLDQAGSPINGYQKPP from the exons ATGATCATGAGGCGGTTTTTCCGAGCACACCGGGACGAGGACTTCAGTCAGATCCAGTATCTGACGGCCAAGTGCACCCGCTTAGCTCATGACAAAG CGGTGTTGGACAGAGAGTTTCTGGTGTcccgagagagggagagaaggctgCAGAATGATCTGGAAGCTGTGACCGCCCGACTCCTCGAGCAAGACCAGCTCAATATGGAACTCAGGATGAACCAGACCCAACTCATCAGCAggatccagcagcagcag GACCTGGTGAACCTGCTTCGGCAGCGCGTGGTCCTGCTAGTGGAGGCGAGCTCCCGGGATGCAGAGCTACTGCGGCAGGTCGGCGCAGAGCTGCTTTGCCTGCAGAGCTCTGAGGTGAAGCTGGAGGGCCTGGTGGAGGAGCTGCAGGCTGAGGCCCAACATAGAACTGAGGTGGCAGAAAATCTCCAGACAGAGCTGTATGCTGAGGCCCGGCACAGAGCTGCACTCACTGAGAGCCTCCACGCAGAGCTGCGCAG TAAGACAGTGGAGCTGGAAAAGCTAGAAGAAACTAACAGGACGCTGACAGAAGAGCTGACGGATCTGCGCAGAACTTATCAGAAGGAG gTGAGAGAACTGCAGCAGGAAAATGAGGGAAGCCTGAGGAAACTTCAGGAGACGGCAGAGCAGTTCGAGTGGCTCTGTCAGCAACAGCGTTACTGGATGTCTTGTGTGAAGAG GTTCAAAGACTGCCTCATGGAGGAGAGAGAAGCTCTGCTGCGACAGGTCAGCAGGTTGGAAAAGAAAGCTGAGAAACTAAAGCGTTCACACGACGGCAGTCCAACACGGAGGCTTGTCTGCCCCCTTCAGGACGCCGAGAGCTGTGACAG CAGTATAACATCATGGGAGGCAGATGCAGTGACCAACCTGGAGTCTCAGGTGGAGAAGTCAAACGTGCTGTATGAAGAGCTCCTCGACCAG GCAGGGAGCCCTATCAACGGATACCAAAAACCTCCATGA
- the LOC102081693 gene encoding centrosomal protein of 63 kDa isoform X2 codes for MIMRRFFRAHRDEDFSQIQYLTAKCTRLAHDKAVLDREFLVSRERERRLQNDLEAVTARLLEQDQLNMELRMNQTQLISRIQQQQDLVNLLRQRVVLLVEASSRDAELLRQVGAELLCLQSSEVKLEGLVEELQAEAQHRTEVAENLQTELYAEARHRAALTESLHAELRSKTVELEKLEETNRTLTEELTDLRRTYQKEVRELQQENEGSLRKLQETAEQFEWLCQQQRYWMSCVKRFKDCLMEEREALLRQVSRLEKKAEKLKRSHDGSPTRRLVCPLQDAESCDSITSWEADAVTNLESQVEKSNVLYEELLDQAGSPINGYQKPP; via the exons ATGATCATGAGGCGGTTTTTCCGAGCACACCGGGACGAGGACTTCAGTCAGATCCAGTATCTGACGGCCAAGTGCACCCGCTTAGCTCATGACAAAG CGGTGTTGGACAGAGAGTTTCTGGTGTcccgagagagggagagaaggctgCAGAATGATCTGGAAGCTGTGACCGCCCGACTCCTCGAGCAAGACCAGCTCAATATGGAACTCAGGATGAACCAGACCCAACTCATCAGCAggatccagcagcagcag GACCTGGTGAACCTGCTTCGGCAGCGCGTGGTCCTGCTAGTGGAGGCGAGCTCCCGGGATGCAGAGCTACTGCGGCAGGTCGGCGCAGAGCTGCTTTGCCTGCAGAGCTCTGAGGTGAAGCTGGAGGGCCTGGTGGAGGAGCTGCAGGCTGAGGCCCAACATAGAACTGAGGTGGCAGAAAATCTCCAGACAGAGCTGTATGCTGAGGCCCGGCACAGAGCTGCACTCACTGAGAGCCTCCACGCAGAGCTGCGCAG TAAGACAGTGGAGCTGGAAAAGCTAGAAGAAACTAACAGGACGCTGACAGAAGAGCTGACGGATCTGCGCAGAACTTATCAGAAGGAG gTGAGAGAACTGCAGCAGGAAAATGAGGGAAGCCTGAGGAAACTTCAGGAGACGGCAGAGCAGTTCGAGTGGCTCTGTCAGCAACAGCGTTACTGGATGTCTTGTGTGAAGAG GTTCAAAGACTGCCTCATGGAGGAGAGAGAAGCTCTGCTGCGACAGGTCAGCAGGTTGGAAAAGAAAGCTGAGAAACTAAAGCGTTCACACGACGGCAGTCCAACACGGAGGCTTGTCTGCCCCCTTCAGGACGCCGAGAGCTGTGACAG TATAACATCATGGGAGGCAGATGCAGTGACCAACCTGGAGTCTCAGGTGGAGAAGTCAAACGTGCTGTATGAAGAGCTCCTCGACCAG GCAGGGAGCCCTATCAACGGATACCAAAAACCTCCATGA